Proteins from a single region of Trichoderma asperellum chromosome 3, complete sequence:
- a CDS encoding uncharacterized protein (SECRETED:SignalP(1-18)~EggNog:ENOG41): MTLAKSGLALQLLVLTGAANCHPAPHQTPAPELRFLYHLNSSLGEPVSFGPGPSGTKMSIPILGGTVEGPNICGEVMNVGADWGTIDANGTFRADARYQLRTNDSADIFVHVTGPTQPNGQVLNHITFETGSDKYFRLNNIVAVGISTLGQTTVAVDVWEMVNKP; encoded by the exons ATGACTCTTGCAAAGTCTGGCCTCGCTCTACAGCTGCTGGTGCTAACAGGTGCCGCTAACTGCCACCCAGCTCCTCATCAAACACCCGCTCCAGAGTTGAGATTTCTGTATCACCTCAATAGCTCTCTTGGGGAGCCGGTCTCTTTTGGTCCCGGCCCAAGCGGTACCAAAATGTCTATTCCTATTCTAGGCGGGACTGTTGAAGGCCCTAACATCTGCG GCGAAGTTATGAACGTTGGTGCAGATTGGGGGACTATTGACGCGAACGGTACCTTCAGGGCTGACGCTCGCTATCAGTTGCGTACCAATGATAGCGCAGACATCTTTGTACATGTCACCGGCCCAACACAGCCAAACGGACAAGTCTTGAACCATATCACGTTTGAGACCGGCAGCGACAAGTACTTCCGGTTGAACAATATCGTTGCCGTCGGCATATCCACCTTGGGACAGACCACAGTCGCAGTTGATGTCTGGGAGATGGTCAATAAACCTTGA
- a CDS encoding uncharacterized protein (EggNog:ENOG41~TransMembrane:1 (i76-99o)) — MLMGSRFSEATGPEVLPEVDSSGNGTAAPELLRGYDGLEVVADDLPGSGVKTKAENEAVPAIELPTPQKNARRRRIIWVAVAVVALVVVIVAAVVGGVVGSRHHHNSAASSRSSSAPSSPSSTPSSSSPNSIARNSSIAVTGWWETTSQYNIRLFYQGNDGQLRMTGYSSSDDKWSTVATYQTDPPPRMGSPLAASCYNSTFYFKDEVNSTSNYTQIDIYYQGKEGFLNNWAIQEEVAPVRKTTDTKGTLSARALRAGMNTRLAAHWPSVIFQNGVNGIEEAYYSIRRYWGHNVLNLSAVNHSALAEVPWWGSRTGSANFIYQRGDQKLYAEWRQNASVDAAPDAPPDISIPPQAAIGAFAIPKTAGVIHSLMNFYILWQNDTVLQMTKNDDNNGWQTSSTPDTLGSPDEGTDITCLTATDYVWTPIQSKYDMARCYYMVDGKVREVKYDGSTWSVVGYVPLD, encoded by the exons ATGCTCATGGGATCACGCTTCAGCGAGGCCACAGGGCCTGAAGTTTTGCCAGAGGTCGATTCCTCCGGAAATGGCACCGCTGCACCTGAGCTTCTCCGCGGATATGATGGTTTAGAGGTGGTCGCCGACGATTTGCCTGGCTCAGGCGTCAAGACAAAAGCCGAGAATGAGGCTGTACCGGCAATTGAACTTCCCACGCCGCAGAAAAAtgccagaagaaggagaataaTATGGGTTGCGGTCGCAGTCGTGGCCCTGGTTGTGGTAATAGTCGCAGCCGTGGTTGGCGGTGTTGTTGGGTCGCGACATCATCACAACTCCGCAGCGTCCTCGAGGTCTTCGAGTGCTCCTTCGTCCCCTTCTTCGACtccttcgtcatcgtcgccgaACTCCATTGCCCGCAACTCAAGCATAGCTGTAACCGGATGGTGGGAAACTACTAGCCAATACAACATCCGCCTATTCTACCAGGGAAATGATGGCCAATTACGCATGACCGGCTACAGCTCCAGCGATGATAAATGGTCTACGGTAGCAACGTATCAAACCGACCCGCCACCTAGGATGGGTAGTCCACTTGCAGCTAGTTGTTACAATTCCACATTCTACTTCAAAGATGAGGTCAATTCCACCAGC AATTACACGCAAATCGATATATACTATCAAGGAAAAGAGGGCTTTCTCAACAATTGGGCAATCCAAGAGGAAGTAGCTCCCGTGCGGAAGACTACTGACACAAAAGGGACACTCTCCGCGCGAGCCTTAAGAGCAGGCATGAACACGAGGCTTGCGGCACACTGGCCAAGCGTTATCTTTCAGAACGGAGTGAATGGAATAGAAGAAGCCTATTATTCAATACGCAGGTATTGGGGTCACAACGTCTTGAACCTCTCAGCCGTAAATCATTCAGCACTGGCAGAAGTCCCTTGGTGGGGATCCAGGACCGGAAGCGCCAATTTCATCTACCAACGAGGTGACCAGAAGCTTTATGCGGAATGGAGGCAGAATGCTAGTGTAGACGCAGCTCCAG ATGCACCACCCGACATTTCCATCCCGCCTCAAGCAGCCATCGGGGCATTTGCTATCCCCAAGACTGCTGGAGTGATACACAGCCTCATGAATTTCTATATTCTATGGCAAAATGATACTGTTCTCCAAATGACCAAGAATGACGATAACAACGGGTGGCAGACTTCATCAACTCCAGATACTCTCGGAAGTCCCGACGAAGGAACTGATATAACGTGCCTTACCGCGACCGATTATGTTTGGACCCCTATACAATCCAAGTACGATATGGCCCGCTGTTATTATATGGTGGATGGAAAAGTAAGAGAGGTGAAGTACGACGGGTCGACTTGGTCTGTTGTTGGATATGTGCCATTGGATTGA
- a CDS encoding uncharacterized protein (EggNog:ENOG41): MPSKREEQASREPTRFLLVGVGPHAKRIYIPHLKTLEGDGRAKLVCAVDVEENAEAITEHRNKAFPEAELFFVPFFSGAMPENVSLSLANLAARLKIDCVIISTEPLAHKSYGLWAISRGLHVIMDKPITVRKNVIHDMDQALGIAKDYEDLLTAYNELQKRQRTFFLVTSHRRYHPGMYCTFDMIKEITEKSGSPVTNIISTHCDGMWRLPTEIVDQKYHSFNNGYGKVSHSGYHFLDMVYRFVKSGWTAEKKPDRIEVVSSFVTPAGFLKTFNYNDYMKAFGDKTYGDSCKYTDRYIQTLSPKFGEIDAALQISFIQDNEPICLAQVNLQHNGFTRRSWVTPGPDLYKGIGRVKHEFHEIKSGPMQTIVIDSRQANDKHDRSKPSTATIGTDNHFEVHVFRNCDLLDEEQPLVSYSVADLDRRYNSQLPGIYSENVKRGILWEALDFIEGKKPFDDLASNLDDHSVPANIMSAVYASHIQRMRGLNPVVSIELTYDGAVRPTRASIRRGEDVTQTLTSPTLAPTTPLLQEDKISEVGVNNEESTRGGAVMLNSKKSHDRSIDGDKFTTTLLDKLNATNQFVSPHISTVYPSEENINHDVEAHYNLALTRQSVGAEVSA; this comes from the exons ATGCCTTCTAAGCGAGAAGAACAAGCCTCAAGGGAGCCTACGCGCTTTCTGCTCGTCGGCGTCGGCCCTCATGCCAAACGAATCTATATTCCACATCTCAAAACTTTGGAGGGTGATGGTCGAGCAAAGCTTGTCTGCGCCGTCGACGTTGAAGAAAATGCGGAAGCAATCACTGAGCACCGCAACAAGGCTTTCCCCGAGGCAGAACTCTTTTTCGtccctttcttctctggAGCCATGCCGGAAAATGTTTCACTCTCGTTGGCAAACCTTGCTGCTCGCCTCAAAATCGACTGTGTCATTATTTCGACTGAGCCGCTTGCACACAAGAGCTACGGATTGTGGGCAATTAGTCGTGGCCTCCATGTTATCATGGACAAGCCTATTACCGTCAGAAAGAATGTCATACACGACATGGACCAAGCACTAGGAATTGCCAAGGATTACGAAGACTTATTGACCGCCTACAATGAGCTTCAGAAGCGCCAGCGTACTTTTTTCCTCGTCACCAGCCACCGCCGATACCATCCTGGCATGTACTGCACGTTCGATATGATTAAAGAAATCACCGAGAAATCCGGGTCGCCAGTCACAAATATCATTTCTACGCACTGTGACGGTATGTGGCGGCTGCCGACGGAGATTGTTGATCAAAAGTATCACTCATTCAATAACGGATACGGAAAAGTATCTCACAGTGGTTACCATTTCCTCGATATGGTGTACCGATTCGTCAAATCTGGGTGGACCGCAGAGAAGAAACCCGACAGGATCGAAGTCGTAAGCAGTTTTGTGACACCTGCCGGGTTCCTCAAGACATTCAACTACAATGATTACATGAAAGCGTTTGGAGACAAGACATACGGCGACTCATGCAAGTATACAGATCGCTACATCCAAACGTTGTCGCCGAAATTTGGAGAGATCGATGCCGCTCTCCAGATCTCTTTTATACAAGATAATGAGCCGATATGCCTCGCTCAAGTCAATCTCCAGCATAACGGTTTCACCCGCCGTAGTTGGGTCACTCCCGGGCCGGATCTATACAAAGGTATCGGCAGAGTCAAGCACGAGTTCCACGAAATCAAGAGCGGGCCTATGCAGACCATTGTTATCGACTCACGACAAGCCAATGACAAACATGATCGATCTAAGCCCAGCACTGCCACCATCGGCACAGATAACCACTTTGAAGTGCACGTCTTTCGCAACTGCGACCTACTTGATGAGGAACAGCCGCTGGTGAGCTACTCAGTTGCTGACTTAGACCGGCGTTATAACTCGCAACTCCCAGGAATCTACTCAGAGAACGTCAAACGAGGGATCCTGTGGGAAGCATTGGACTTCATTGAAGGCAAGAAGCCTTTTGATGACTTGGCATCAAACTTGGACGATCATAGCGTGCCGGCAAATATCATGAGTGCTGTATATGCATCGCATATCCAACGCATGCGAGGTCTTAATCCGGTAGTGAGCATTGAATTAACGTATGATGGTGCCGTGCGCCCAA CAAGAGCAAGCATCCGACGCGGTGAGGACGTTACCCAGACGCTGACCTCACCTACACTAGCCCCCACAACTCCTCTTTTACAAGAAGATAAGATCTCAGAGGTTGGGGTTAATAATGAAGAGAGTACACGTGGTGGAGCGGTGATGTTGAAcagtaaaaaaagccacGATCGAAGTATTGACGGTGACAAATTTACGACCACTCTCTTGGATAAGCTCAATGCCACCAATCAGTTTGTGTCCCCGCACATCTCGACAGTCTATCCTAGCGAGGAGAATATCAACCATGATGTCGAGGCGCATTACAACTTGGCGCTCACGAGACAATCCGTTGGCGCAGAGGTCAGTGCTTGA
- a CDS encoding uncharacterized protein (EggNog:ENOG41): MTSQKIQVRSTDDGALLLECSWRLLNKPINKSLWQSLDIVFEHLNSADTADHFNYLKSAYSIHIDNENPGQSVQPESFGSARAFQFFLQCLRATTASSGGRRSVVKLIVPLQKGHIVRSDIIPLRLRDSQFVETAVSFAEPLESYNGLAITSSETSNLVALFSAATAGLILHHNSENESGEGIEALSLAVESELDNRLSFPWISSETIRRRTLVLVEGSRAHPENGGVGPGIYLAAGALGINLVVLDNSGHWLEGPEYAHWREAFIPTKLTDPPEEGFADRIVKSVKTYGKPVDGIITFCDSYVTQVAQAAQQLGLQTASPDALRIATDKYLTSKFAGHQAYQASSPDEALEIAGKNDLPYPLIIKPCNGWSSEGVFRVDSLDTLTAAVKSIDTSRHGSEFVIEKYCSGPEVDANFVLLDGEILFFEACDDFPKTADSNGPSVGSLNTFIELNSVYPSALPAHEVDVLRNSFLDTLVKLGLRNGIMHLEGRVEYSSVDYKMQDGVLDLHPRDTAAATPEPTAWLIEINPRPLGMTGSQVIESTYGIDYWGLAMLIAVADKSRARFLSQPFQHGAQYTCVMVFIPADYPSSCQGIFDSDDICAELKARRPDLANHISRCGCLVKRGQKVPHPSSGVNSFLAYFNVFSRKGRREALELADRVREEVRFSFI; this comes from the exons ATGACTTCTCAAAAGATTCAAGTTCGGTCGACCGACGATGGAG CGCTACTTTTGGAGTGTTCATGGCGTCTACTTAACAAGCCGATCAATAAAAGCCTCTGGCAGTCGCTGGACATCGTTTTCGAGCACCTTAACTCGGCCGATACGGCCGATCATTTTAACTACCTTAAAAGCGCGTATAGTATCCATATCGACAATGAAAATCCGGGCCAGAGCGTCCAGCCCGAATCTTTTGGTTCAGCCAGGGCGTTTCAGTTCTTCCTGCAATGTCTTCGCGCCACGACTGCATCCTCTGGGGGGCGTCGAAGTGTGGTGAAGCTTATCGTCCCTCTGCAGAAGGGACATATAGTGCGGTCGGACATTATTCCTCTGCGTCTAAGGGACTCTCAATTTGTGGAAACTGCAGTGTCTTTTGCAGAGCCTCTCGAGAGCTACAACGGCTTAGCAATCACATCCTCAGAGACCAGCAACCTTGTGGCACTCTTCTCGGCTGCAACAGCCGGCTTGATCTTGCACCATAATTCTGAGAACGAATCAGGTGAGGGCATTGAAGCACTGTCTCTCGCCGTGGAATCCGAGCTTGACAATAGACTCTCGTTTCCCTGGATATCGTCTGAGACTATTCGACGTCGAACGTTGGTGCTAGTAGAAGGAAGTCGCGCGCATCCCGAAAACGGCGGTGTAGGGCCGGGCATTTATCTCGCAGCCGGAGCCCTTGGCATTAACTTGGTCGTCCTAGACAACTCAGGACACTGGTTAGAAGGGCCGGAATATGCGCACTGGCGTGAGGCATTTATCCCAACTAAACTGACGGACCCCCCAGAAGAGGGTTTTGCCGATCGCATTGTCAAGTCTGTGAAAACCTACGGCAAGCCAGTGGACGGCATCATAACGTTCTGTGACTCTTATGTGACCCAGGTTGCTCAGGCCGCGCAGCAACTAGGCCTTCAGACTGCTTCACCAGATGCGTTGCGCATTGCCACGGACAAATATTTGACAAGCAAGTTTGCAGGGCACCAGGCCTATCAGGCATCTAGTCCAGATGAAGCTCTCGAGATTGCCGGCAAAAACGACCTTCCCTACCCTCTTATCATCAAGCCATGCAATGGATGGAGCTCGGAGGGGGTATTCCGCGTTGATTCTCTCGACACTCTCACAGCAGCGGTCAAGTCCATCGACACATCTCGTCATGGGTCCGAGTTTGTTATAGAGAAATACTGCTCAGGGCCGGAAGTTGATGCAAACTTTGTCTTGCTGGACGGTgaaatcctcttcttcgaagCGTGTGACGATTTCCCCAAAACCGCCGACTCCAACGGTCCCAGCGTCGGGTCGCTCAACACCTTCATTGAGTTGAACAGTGTATACCCATCGGCGCTGCCCGCTCACGAAGTCGATGTGCTTCGCAACAGCTTCCTGGACACGCTAGTCAAGCTCGGCCTGCGGAACGGCATTATGCATCTGGAAGGCCGCGTGGAGTACTCGTCGGTTGACTACAAGATGCAGGATGGAGTTCTCGATTTGCACCCTCGCGACACCGCAGCCGCGACTCCAGAGCCCACTGCCTGGCTTATTGAAATCAATCCACGTCCGCTCGGTATGACGGGCTCGCAGGTCATTGAATCGACGTACGGAATCGACTATTGGGGATTAGCCATGCTCATCGCCGTTGCAGACAAGTCTCGCGCCCGCTTCCTTTCCCAGCCATTCCAGCATGGAGCCCAGTACACATGTGTCATGGTCTTTATTCCGGCTGACTATCCCTCCTCTTGCCAAGGCATCTTTGATTCGGACGATATCTGCGCTGAGCTGAAGGCCCGTAGGCCGGATCTTGCGAACCATATTAGCCGATGTGGGTGCCTGGTCAAGCGTGGACAGAAGGTGCCGCATCCGAGTTCTGGAGTGAATAGCTTTTTGGCCTATTTCAATGTTTTCTCAAGAAAGGGAAGGAGAGAGGCCCTGGAGTTGGCGGATAGGGTGCGGGAGGAGGTTCGCTTTTCATTTATTTGA